A genome region from Leptodactylus fuscus isolate aLepFus1 chromosome 6, aLepFus1.hap2, whole genome shotgun sequence includes the following:
- the LOC142209909 gene encoding phospholipase A2 inhibitor and Ly6/PLAUR domain-containing protein-like gives MRVTAIAIVFLVTCLTSGWSLKCMQCSGFSTTPCTGTVQDCPSPSDVCGTTVIRTRGERWTSFYYIRSCVNMTECFNNASVTGLYSTTASQTTCCFDNNCTTSIPTVPPVNLTLNGLTCPSYVATNLEPCDIKNVSVCTGDQVQCVRYSASTTLGSTSSSLFLGGCATESTCSVPSSSINGPGISVQISRKCYNSAGGLHSTAAACSLLMVLGLLKFAF, from the exons ATGAGGGTGACCGCCATCGCCATCGTATTCCTGGTCACCTGCCTGACCTCAG GCTGGTCTTTGAAGTGTATGCAGTGCAGCGGGTTCAGTACCACACCCTGCACCGGGACCGTACAAGACTGTCCCTCCCCGAGTGACGTCTGCGGGACTACGGTGATTCGCACCAGAG GAGAGCGCTGGACGAGCTTTTACTACATCCGCTCCTGTGTGAACATGACTGAATGTTTCAACAATGCAAGTGTGACCGGCCTATACTCGACGACGGCGTCCCAGACAACCTGCTGCTTCGACAACAACTGCACCACATCAATCCCGACCG TGCCACCGGTGAATCTGACCTTAAATGGATTAACATGCCCGTCCTATGTTGCAACCAATTTGGAGCCCTGTGATATTAAGAACGTGTCAGTGTGTACCGGAGACCAAGTGCAATGTGTCCGCTATTCAGCAAGTACAACACTAG GATCCACTTCCTCCAGCCTTTTTCTTGGTGGATGTGCCACAGAGAGCACGTGCTCCGTACCGAGCAGTTCCATCAATGGTCCTGGGATCAGTGTGCAGATTTCAAGGAAGTGCTACAACAGCGCAGGCGGCCTCCACTCCACGGCAGCGGCCTGTAGTCTACTGATGGTTTTAGGGTTACTGAAGTTTGCTTTCTGA